A single window of Cololabis saira isolate AMF1-May2022 chromosome 24, fColSai1.1, whole genome shotgun sequence DNA harbors:
- the LOC133425149 gene encoding ermin-like, with protein sequence MDAADQPSMEDGHKSQELGPTQAASSRGSEATEATEEKRNEEGGGQTSPEMNDEADEDEDEKNSSCETSKYKTVSYRRIRKGNTRHRIDEFEAMVNF encoded by the coding sequence ATGGACGCTGCAGATCAGCCGTCCATGGAGGACGGACACAAAAGCCAAGAGCTCGGTCCGACCCAGGCGGCATCCAGCAGAGGCAGCGAGGCGACGGAagccacagaggagaagagaaaCGAGGAAGGAGGAGGTCAAACGTCTCCTGAGATGAACGATGAAGCTGATGAAGATGAGGACGAGAAGAACAGCAGCTGTGAGACATCCAAGTACAAAACTGTGTCCTACAGGAGGATCCGCAAAGGAAACACCCGACACAGGATCGATGAGTTTGAGGCCATGGTTAACTTCTGA
- the dusp27 gene encoding serine/threonine/tyrosine-interacting-like protein 2 gives MASVSDSGEQPDQAVPDGDEEDRSVRGVQSHYLRCPSPSFSMASESRFSMISGSETDSIFMEPIHLSSAVAAKKIINEELPPRGPRSTSIPESMLETADQLMVEDLYNRVRDMIDDRSPYNTPCVLDIQRAMVQDRLEAPSNPVDEVFPNIFIAEKSVAVNKSRLKRMGITHVLNTAHATGVYTNASFYAGMSIQYMGIEVDDFPDADISPHFRPTAEFLDDALLTHKGKVLVLSMMGVSRSAVVVASYLMIFQGMTIMEALTAIRKKRPVNPNEGFLKQLRELNENLQEERDDDDDTLSQCSVIDARARARIFGEAGADEDDEDEDTDTEEEQSMVGVKAQSIMMEEEEDAASVMSSVASSAAAAALRAGLVPNGAENQSHEQAALPEQNGGGDGEDDDEDGLGGMIREWQRRNEKYQNDDWWEAQLHSDEEDGDASVADADLESVTSEDVRAVKQRLKRRSKRPPSEAASTSSCSSYSDLWRQRLKEIEEQAAARYRQREDEEGSESTAAEADGGKKVDEDVNSILSDSSSLYNFCQRNREKMTPLERWRVKRIQFGWNKKDREDGEKSSAGEGEEEAKAPSLQDVNLTAYQSWKMRQQKRLGEPNTDELLELGRGEDAATVRRRQRREELLERSKKTLEESQSMCGWEAESSVSGGTIPLSAFWAGAGVTGVAGPPSVAGDDNASVLSGRSSAISSVSQPRGARSSQSAVGPVPPVPPILPVPTMQGPGGEPMVNLSSIQNWIANVVSETIKQKQSEMSLPPPSRAGSELSFGAAPNALAGRGADDDRASLLSGASYSRSHVQAPSVLSGAGSSSVSGLSGRGSALGSTYSSALGSRKTKITTTSVPLFSLFQDQVDLGKLDAMDKEMKTEMRGKMATYEKKKILEDNKRSTLFKKKKPKEDGDEEEEEERKKREEEFLEEAKKKEKPKRTYGLSGCLNLNPALERDKNTSIDDWLRSVRPPPRKPSSGEEEDPAEDPYDDLDASASEFDFSSRRASYAREEDEEEPYAASSRYQSRLRGDAPSEGRYTDASSKRKFTHQEDAVGDEEDDISAFIAQTRQRIRARAAAEAEDDEVLAAWRAQQDARSQSRSDSAA, from the exons ATGGCGTCGGTCAGCGACAGCGGGGAGCAGCCCGACCAGGCGGTTCCTGACGGAGACGAGGAGGACAGGAGCGTCCGAGGGGTCCAGTCTCATTACCTGCGCTGCCCCTCTCCCAG TTTCTCGATGGCGTCCGAGTCCAGATTCTCCATGATCTCCGGCTCGGAGACCGACAGCATCTTCATGGAGCCCATCCACCTCTCCTCGGCTGTCGCCGCCAAGAAGATCATCAACGAGG AGCTCCCGCCGCGCGGGCCGCGCAGCACGTCCATCCCGGAGTCCATGCTGGAGACGGCCGACCAGCTGATGGTGGAGGACCTCTACAACCGCGTTAGGGACATGATCGACGACCGCAGCCCCTACAACACGCCCTGCGTGCTGGACATCCAGAGGGCCATGGTGCAGGACCGCCTGGAGGCTCCCAGCAACCCCGTGGACGAGGTGTTTCCCAACATCTTCATCGCTGAGAA GTCTGTTGCGGTCAACAAGTCCCGTCTGAAGCGCATGGGCATCACCCACGTCCTGAACACGGCCCACGCCACCGGCGTCTACACCAACGCCTCCTTCTACGCCGGCATGAGCATCCAGTACATGGGCATCGAGGTGGACGACTTCCCCGACGCCGACATCTCGCCGCACTTCCGGCCGACCGCCGAGTTCCTGGACGACGCGCTGCTCACGCACAAAG GGAAGGTCCTGGTGCTCTCCATGATGGGCGTGAGCCGCTCCGCCGTGGTGGTGGCGTCCTACCTGATGATCTTCCAGGGCATGACCATCATGGAGGCCCTCACCGCCATCCGGAAGAAGCGTCCCGTCAACCCCAACGAGGGCTTCCTGAAGCAGCTGCGGGAGCTCAACGAGAACCTGCAGGAGGAGcgcgacgacgacgacgacacGCTCAGCCAGTGCTCGGTGATCGACGCGCGAGCCCGCGCCCGGATCTTCGGGGAGGCGGGGGCCGACGAGGACGACGAAGACGAGGACACGGACACGGAGGAGGAGCAGAGCATGGTGGGAGTGAAGGCTCAGTCCATcatgatggaggaggaggaagacgcgGCGAGCGTGATGAGCAGCGTGGCCtcctccgccgccgccgccgcgctCCGAGCCGGACTGGTCCCTAACGGAGCGGAGAACCAGAGCCACGAGCAGGCGGCTCTCCCGGAGCAGAACGGCGGGGGGGATGGCGAAGACGACGACGAAGACGGCCTGGGCGGCATGATCCGCGAGTGGCAGCGCCGGAACGAGAAGTACCAGAACGACGACTGGTGGGAGGCCCAGCTCCACAGCGACGAGGAGGACGGGGACGCGTCCGTAGCAGACGCCGACCTGGAGAGCGTCACCAGCGAGGACGTCAGAGCCGTCAAGCAGCGGCTGAAGCGCCGTAGCAAGCGTCCTCCTTCGGAAGCGGCGTCCAcctccagctgcagcagctACTCCGACCTCTGGAGGCAGCGGCTGAAGGAGATCGAGGAGCAGGCGGCGGCTCGCTACCGGCAGAGGGAGGACGAGGAGGGCAGCGAGAGCACCGCGGCCGAGGCCGACGGGGGGAAGAAGGTGGACGAGGACGTCAACAGCATCCTCTCCGACTCCAGCTCCCTGTACAACTTCTGTCAGAGGAACCGGGAGAAGATGACGCCGCTGGAGCGCTGGCGCGTCAAGCGGATCCAGTTCGGCTGGAACAAGAAGGATCGCGAGGACGGGGAGAAAAGCTCGGCGGGCGAAGGTGAAGAGGAGGCCAAGGCGCCGTCCCTCCAGGACGTCAACCTGACGGCGTACCAGTCGTGGAAGATGCGGCAGCAGAAGCGCCTGGGCGAGCCCAACACGgacgagctgctggagctgggcCGGGGCGAGGACGCCGCCACCGTCAGGAGGAGGCAGAGACGCGAGGAGCTTCTGGAGCGCTCCAAGAAGACGCTGGAGGAGAGTCAGTCCATGTGCGGCTGGGAGGCCGAGAGCAGCGTCAGCGGCGGCACCATCCCGCTGTCCGCCTTCTGGGCCGGCGCCGGGGTCACCGGGGTCGCCGGCCCGCCGAGCGTCGCCGGCGACGACAACGCGTCCGTGCTCAGCGGCAGGTCTTCCGCCATATCCTCCGTTTCCCAACCCCGCGGTGCACGGTCCTCCCAGTCCGCGGTCGGGCCGGTCCCGCCGGTCCCGCCCATCCTCCCGGTTCCCACTATGCAAGGTCCCGGGGGAGAACCGATGGTCAATCTGTCCAGCATCCAGAACTGGATCGCCAACGTGGTCTCGGAGACGATCAAGCAGAAGCAGAGCGAGATGAGCCTGCCGCCGCCGTCACGCGCCGGGTCCGAGCTCAGCTTCGGCGCCGCCCCCAACGCGCTGGCGGGCCGCGGCGCCGACGACGACAGGGCATCCCTGCTCAGCGGTGCGTCCTACTCCAGGAGTCACGTCCAGGCGCCGTCCGTCCTCTCCGGCGCGGGCTCCAGCAGCGTCTCCGGCCTCAGCGGCCGGGGCTCCGCCCTCGGCTCCACCTACAGCTCCGCCCTGGGCTCCAGGAAAACCAAGATCACCACCACCAGCGTCCCGCTCTTCAGCCTCTTCCAGGACCAGGTGGACCTGGGAAAGCTGGACGCCATGGACAAGGAGATGAAGACGGAGATGAGGGGCAAGATGGCCACCtacgagaagaagaagatcctgGAGGACAACAAACGCAGCACTCTGTTCAAGAAGAAGAAACCAAAGGAGGAcggagatgaggaggaggaggaggaaaggaagaagaggGAAGAGGAGTTTCTGGAAGAggcaaagaagaaggagaagccAAAGAGGACATACGGGCTCTCGGGGTGCCTGAACCTCAACCCGGCGCTGGAGAGAGACAAGAACACCAGCATCGATGACTGGCTGAGGAGCGTCAGACCTCCGCCCAGAAAGCCGTCCTCGGGGGAGGAAGAGGATCCAGCAGAGGATCCGTACGACGATCTGGACGCCTCCGCCTCGGAGTTTGACTTCTCCAGCAGAAGGGCGTCTTACGCCcgcgaggaggacgaggaggagccgTACGCTGCGTCCTCCAG GTACCAGTCCAGGCTGCGGGGAGATGCTCCGAGCGAAGGCAGGTACACCGACGCTTCCTCCAAGAGAAAGTTCACTCATCAGGAGGACGCCGTCGGCGACGAGGAGGACGACATCTCCGCCTTCATCGCCCAGACCAGACAGAGGATCCGCGCCCGCGCCGCGGCCGAGGCCGAGGACGACGAGGTGCTGGCTGCGTGGAGGGCCCAGCAGGACGCCAGGTCTCAGAGCCGGAGCGACTCGGCAGCGTGA